In Phycisphaerae bacterium, the following proteins share a genomic window:
- a CDS encoding HAD family hydrolase — protein MKIKAIIFDLDGTITEPYLDFDRLRKEIGLPANSEPLLEAMEKMSEAERKKAEEILYKHEQAAIEHSTLNKGAAETLRILRQMKMPIGVLTRNTRSNASAVAQKHNIEFDAIFDRNDGPVKPDPFGVKMLCRHFNVRPQETLVVGDYLFDLQCAKAAGATAVWMKNSEQSRQFTDFADYTIDKLTQIIDIIKQNTELGTQNSEE, from the coding sequence ATGAAAATCAAAGCAATAATATTCGATTTGGACGGCACGATAACAGAACCATATCTGGATTTCGACAGGCTAAGAAAAGAGATAGGTCTTCCCGCCAATTCAGAGCCGCTTCTTGAGGCAATGGAAAAAATGTCTGAAGCCGAGAGAAAAAAAGCGGAAGAAATCCTGTACAAACACGAACAGGCGGCAATCGAACATTCGACATTGAACAAAGGCGCCGCCGAAACTCTACGAATACTCCGGCAGATGAAAATGCCTATCGGCGTATTGACGCGAAATACCCGCAGCAACGCCTCGGCAGTGGCCCAAAAACACAATATCGAATTCGACGCTATTTTCGACAGGAACGACGGCCCTGTAAAGCCGGACCCGTTCGGAGTAAAAATGCTATGCAGGCATTTCAATGTCAGACCACAGGAAACGCTTGTCGTGGGAGACTATCTTTTCGACCTGCAATGCGCAAAAGCGGCCGGCGCCACGGCGGTCTGGATGAAAAATTCGGAACAATCCCGGCAGTTCACCGACTTTGCGGATTATACGATTGACAAACTGACCCAAATCATTGATATAATAAAACAGAATACAGAACTCGGAACACAGAACTCAGAAGAATGA
- a CDS encoding PEP-CTERM sorting domain-containing protein has product MKNVRLTICLTAAVLFMAAGQGFGIAFNDGGTYNINYTINDGVYVDEADEASGMQTTLNLLEGGSINSVLVAFHNSQVTITGGTVGSVVQTYDSSQVKMFGGTVNALYACGNSQITMSGGTVGDALYATNNGQLTITDGTLGFGLSASGDSRVTMSGGTIARGSLYFGMQLQEQMILAISGFDFAIDGIHVGFGEITSQLGGIWYNDPVRRLTGTLANGDKFDNQFLIGNTAKIVLVPEPATLLLLGLGGLVLRRKNH; this is encoded by the coding sequence ATGAAAAATGTAAGACTGACAATTTGTTTAACGGCGGCGGTTCTGTTTATGGCAGCCGGTCAGGGGTTTGGCATAGCGTTCAATGATGGAGGAACGTACAATATCAATTATACAATTAATGATGGTGTCTACGTGGATGAAGCAGATGAAGCATCGGGAATGCAAACTACACTTAATTTGCTTGAAGGTGGGTCGATAAATTCGGTTTTGGTTGCCTTCCACAACAGCCAGGTAACGATAACCGGTGGGACGGTAGGCAGTGTGGTGCAAACCTACGACAGTAGCCAAGTCAAGATGTTCGGAGGGACGGTTAATGCTTTGTATGCTTGCGGCAACAGTCAGATAACAATGTCCGGCGGGACGGTGGGTGATGCTTTGTATGCCACCAACAACGGCCAGTTAACGATAACCGATGGGACGTTAGGCTTTGGTTTGTCCGCCAGCGGGGACAGCCGGGTAACGATGTCCGGCGGGACTATAGCAAGAGGGAGTTTGTATTTTGGGATGCAGTTGCAGGAGCAAATGATTCTGGCAATCAGTGGTTTTGATTTTGCTATTGACGGAATACATGTTGGTTTTGGCGAAATTACAAGCCAGCTTGGTGGTATCTGGTATAACGATCCTGTAAGAAGACTTACTGGCACACTTGCAAACGGCGATAAATTCGACAACCAGTTTCTAATTGGCAATACGGCCAAAATTGTTCTTGTCCCCGAACCCGCCACGCTTTTACTTCTCGGCTTGGGTGGATTGGTTTTGAGAAGAAAAAATCATTAA
- a CDS encoding LysR family transcriptional regulator encodes MQIESLQIFCDLAELKSFSRTAEKNMISQSAVSQQLAQLEKSFTTPLIDRNKKSFGLTATGELFYNTCKDILSRYENFQSSLNYLKNSTKSKISVAAIYSIGMHSLQSYIKKFMTLYPQVHLDIEYLSAAEIYNRLLLGKIDVGLVAVPRNNPDIQLFDFVSEPLVLVCSPQHTFAKKTNIDIYMMQYQPFIAFARNLPTRNWIDQLLLRYNVAVKPVMEFDNVETIKRVVEINAGVSIMPETTIKNELTNGTLKAIPFSNEKFKRPTGIIIRKNRAMNDNLKAFIELLYGKTIK; translated from the coding sequence ATGCAGATTGAGTCGTTACAGATTTTTTGCGATTTAGCGGAACTGAAAAGTTTTTCCCGCACTGCCGAGAAAAATATGATAAGTCAGTCTGCCGTCTCGCAGCAGCTTGCCCAGCTTGAAAAATCATTTACCACGCCTTTAATCGACCGTAATAAAAAATCATTCGGCCTGACCGCGACGGGAGAACTGTTTTATAACACGTGCAAAGACATATTAAGCAGATATGAAAATTTCCAGAGCAGCCTTAACTACCTGAAAAATTCGACCAAGAGCAAAATAAGCGTGGCCGCCATTTACAGTATAGGAATGCACAGCCTTCAGAGTTATATAAAAAAGTTTATGACATTATATCCGCAGGTTCATCTCGACATCGAATACCTCAGTGCCGCTGAAATTTATAACCGGCTGCTGCTCGGCAAAATCGACGTCGGGCTCGTTGCGGTGCCGAGAAACAATCCCGATATTCAGCTTTTTGATTTTGTTTCCGAGCCGCTCGTACTGGTTTGCAGTCCGCAGCATACTTTCGCGAAAAAAACAAATATCGATATCTATATGATGCAATACCAGCCGTTTATCGCGTTTGCAAGGAATCTGCCGACAAGAAACTGGATAGACCAGCTCCTGCTGCGTTATAATGTAGCCGTAAAACCCGTGATGGAGTTCGACAACGTCGAAACAATAAAACGGGTAGTGGAAATAAACGCCGGCGTGAGCATAATGCCGGAGACGACAATAAAAAATGAGCTGACAAATGGGACTTTAAAGGCAATTCCATTTTCAAATGAAAAATTTAAAAGGCCGACCGGCATAATAATAAGAAAGAACCGGGCAATGAACGATAACTTAAAGGCGTTTATCGAACTGCTCTATGGCAAAACTATTAAATAG
- a CDS encoding PEP/pyruvate-binding domain-containing protein encodes MKPNERLSTGLPGFDKIIKQVLPGDNIVWLVDSLDDFMPFVEAYCKNALGSGWELVYFRFAKHKPFVTAQDGANVIELDPEQGFETFTTKVHNVINQFGKGHYYLFDCLSELAPAWCNDRMLGNFFMQVCPYLYYAQTVTTFALLRNYHSYHATRPILDTAQVISNVYKYKGDMYVHPLKVDGRYSTTMNMIHLWKGDDFLPVRDSGRITEILANVSGVELDIANERLGFWAKTFHDAELLLKDYENKRCTDDDINKRFEQIVRMAVSRDERILKMVRKYLNLADIIRIRKRMIGTGLIGGKSVGMLLARAILEKMDDKFKQLLEPHDSFFIGSDVFYTYLVRNKIWWIRQKQRASRNFLDGAAEGRQRILQGDFPEYIIKQFADVLDYFGQSPIIVRSSSILEDNYGNAFAGKYESFFCTNQGTRQQRLAEFTDAVRKIYASSMSEDALMYRAKWGLLEKDEPMGLLIQRVSGAPHGRYFFPQAAGVALSFNPYVWNEDIDPRAGMIRLVFGLGTRAVDRNDDDYARIVALNAPAKRPETSETARKYSQQKVDCIDLEAREFVSRPFAEIVSASTEDDNLRLELFASRDIEMEKRAAQLGRKEIFSRSITFEKLLTKTDFAKNMREMLNIIENTYASPVDVEFTVNFQSETEYKINLLQCRPLEQKEGGTIIDPHMEKDSKDLIIDAAGPVIGQGRQITIDRIIYISPEQYTKLKISDRYELARLIGKLSHIDSEKDKTIMLLGPGRWGTSTPSLGVPVSYPEINTIRVLVEIAILNKEMSTDVSLGTHFFNDLIESDTLYLGLLPYRQGNILRTNFFENAPNMLAEILPDAQNWVNVLKVIDPQITCPGRTLNLYANAIEQKFVCYCKG; translated from the coding sequence ATGAAGCCAAATGAAAGATTGAGCACAGGTTTGCCGGGGTTCGATAAGATAATCAAACAGGTTTTGCCGGGCGACAATATCGTCTGGCTGGTGGACAGCCTCGATGATTTTATGCCTTTTGTCGAAGCATATTGCAAAAACGCTCTCGGCAGCGGATGGGAACTTGTATATTTCCGATTCGCCAAACACAAACCGTTCGTTACCGCTCAGGATGGCGCAAACGTAATCGAGCTTGACCCCGAACAGGGATTCGAAACATTCACCACGAAAGTACACAACGTAATAAATCAGTTCGGCAAGGGACATTATTATCTGTTCGACTGCCTCAGCGAACTTGCGCCGGCCTGGTGCAATGACCGGATGCTCGGCAATTTCTTTATGCAGGTCTGTCCGTATTTGTACTATGCCCAGACTGTAACCACATTCGCCCTTCTGCGTAATTATCATTCGTATCACGCCACAAGGCCCATACTCGATACGGCACAGGTTATTTCCAACGTTTACAAATACAAAGGCGATATGTACGTTCACCCGTTAAAGGTTGACGGCAGATATTCGACCACAATGAATATGATACACCTATGGAAAGGCGATGATTTTCTGCCGGTGCGAGATAGCGGCCGTATAACCGAAATCCTGGCAAACGTAAGCGGTGTCGAACTTGATATCGCAAACGAGAGACTCGGATTCTGGGCAAAGACGTTTCACGATGCGGAGCTGCTTTTAAAAGACTACGAAAACAAGCGGTGCACCGACGATGATATCAACAAGCGTTTCGAGCAGATTGTCAGAATGGCCGTGTCACGCGACGAAAGAATCCTTAAAATGGTTCGCAAATACCTGAACCTGGCCGACATCATACGAATAAGAAAAAGAATGATAGGCACGGGCCTGATAGGCGGAAAAAGCGTCGGTATGCTGCTGGCACGGGCGATACTCGAAAAAATGGACGATAAATTCAAACAGCTCCTCGAGCCGCACGATTCGTTTTTCATCGGCTCGGACGTATTTTACACGTATCTCGTAAGAAATAAAATCTGGTGGATAAGACAGAAGCAGCGAGCCAGCAGGAATTTTCTCGACGGCGCAGCGGAAGGCAGGCAGCGAATACTTCAGGGAGATTTCCCGGAATATATCATAAAACAATTCGCCGATGTGCTCGATTACTTCGGACAAAGTCCGATTATCGTCCGCTCAAGCTCGATTCTCGAAGATAACTACGGCAACGCTTTTGCCGGCAAGTACGAAAGTTTCTTCTGTACAAACCAGGGAACAAGACAGCAGAGGCTGGCGGAATTTACCGACGCGGTAAGAAAAATATACGCAAGCAGTATGAGCGAAGACGCTTTGATGTACAGGGCGAAATGGGGACTTTTGGAAAAAGACGAGCCGATGGGCCTTTTGATTCAAAGAGTTTCCGGCGCACCGCACGGCAGATACTTTTTCCCGCAGGCGGCAGGCGTCGCCCTTTCGTTCAATCCCTATGTCTGGAACGAAGACATAGACCCCCGAGCGGGAATGATTCGCCTGGTCTTCGGACTCGGCACAAGAGCCGTCGACAGGAATGACGACGATTACGCGAGAATCGTCGCGCTGAACGCACCGGCAAAAAGACCTGAAACAAGCGAAACCGCGAGAAAATATTCCCAGCAGAAAGTCGACTGCATAGACCTCGAGGCGAGAGAATTTGTTTCAAGGCCGTTCGCTGAAATAGTTTCCGCCTCGACAGAAGACGATAATTTGCGGCTGGAACTCTTCGCGTCGCGCGACATAGAAATGGAAAAACGTGCCGCGCAGCTGGGGCGAAAGGAAATATTCAGCAGGTCGATAACATTCGAAAAACTCCTGACAAAAACAGATTTCGCGAAAAATATGAGAGAAATGCTGAATATCATCGAGAATACATACGCCTCGCCGGTGGATGTGGAATTTACGGTAAACTTCCAGAGCGAAACGGAGTATAAAATAAACCTTCTGCAGTGCAGACCGCTGGAACAAAAAGAAGGCGGAACAATAATAGACCCGCACATGGAGAAAGATTCGAAGGATTTAATTATCGACGCGGCAGGGCCTGTCATAGGTCAGGGCAGACAGATTACGATAGACCGTATAATCTATATCTCGCCGGAACAATATACCAAACTGAAAATTTCGGACCGCTACGAACTGGCCAGACTCATCGGCAAACTGAGCCATATCGATTCTGAAAAAGACAAAACAATAATGCTGCTCGGACCCGGCAGATGGGGCACAAGCACGCCTTCGCTCGGAGTGCCGGTGTCTTATCCGGAAATAAACACCATCAGAGTACTCGTGGAAATAGCAATTCTGAACAAGGAAATGTCAACCGATGTTTCGCTTGGCACACATTTTTTCAACGACCTTATCGAGAGCGATACGCTTTATCTGGGCCTGCTGCCTTATCGACAGGGCAATATCCTCAGGACGAATTTCTTTGAAAACGCACCTAATATGCTGGCTGAAATACTTCCGGATGCGCAGAACTGGGTAAATGTTTTAAAGGTAATAGACCCGCAAATCACCTGTCCGGGCAGAACATTAAATCTTTACGCCAATGCTATAGAACAGAAATTCGTTTGTTATTGCAAAGGGTAG
- the gdhA gene encoding NADP-specific glutamate dehydrogenase translates to MSSKKVVESVYELVLKRNPGENEFHQAVKEVLDSLVVVLDENPQYIEARILERLTEPERVVMFRVPWIDDNGKVQVNRGFRVQFSSAIGPYKGGIRFHPSVYLGIIKFLGFEQILKNSLTGLMMGGGKGGSDFDPKGKSDNEVMRFCQSFMTELCKHIGADTDVPAGDIGVGGREVGFMFGQYKRIRNEFVGVLTGKGLNWGGSLVRTEATGYGLVYIVDELLKEQGGNFEGKTVTVSGSGNVAIYATEKVQQLGGKVVAMSDSNGYIYDPQGIKLDTVKQIKEVERKRIKEYCAIHKSAKYTEGCNGIWTVKCDIALPCATQNELDVTGAKALIKNGCKVVAEGANMPTTPDAADLLIENKVAFLPGKAANAGGVAVSGLEMAQNSQRYAWTFERADAELKNIMVNIYRNISAAAEKYGAKGNYIVGANIAGFVKVADSMLAQGVV, encoded by the coding sequence ATGTCTTCGAAAAAAGTAGTTGAAAGTGTTTATGAGCTCGTGCTCAAGCGTAATCCGGGTGAAAACGAGTTTCACCAGGCAGTTAAAGAAGTTCTCGATAGTCTGGTTGTGGTTCTCGATGAGAATCCCCAGTATATCGAAGCACGTATCCTTGAAAGACTTACTGAGCCTGAAAGAGTTGTAATGTTTAGAGTTCCCTGGATTGACGACAATGGCAAGGTTCAGGTCAACAGAGGTTTCCGCGTTCAGTTCAGCAGCGCTATCGGCCCATACAAGGGCGGCATTCGTTTCCATCCGAGCGTATATCTGGGCATTATCAAGTTCCTCGGTTTTGAGCAGATATTGAAAAATTCTCTCACCGGCCTGATGATGGGCGGAGGCAAGGGCGGCAGCGATTTCGACCCCAAAGGCAAGAGTGACAATGAAGTTATGCGTTTCTGCCAAAGCTTTATGACCGAGCTTTGCAAACATATCGGTGCCGATACAGACGTACCGGCAGGCGATATCGGCGTTGGCGGCCGTGAAGTTGGCTTTATGTTCGGCCAGTACAAGAGAATCCGCAATGAATTCGTCGGCGTTCTCACCGGCAAGGGACTCAATTGGGGCGGCAGTCTGGTTCGCACTGAAGCGACAGGCTACGGCCTTGTTTATATCGTAGATGAACTGTTAAAAGAGCAGGGCGGCAATTTCGAGGGCAAGACCGTTACAGTCAGCGGTTCAGGCAACGTAGCTATCTACGCTACCGAAAAAGTCCAGCAGCTCGGCGGTAAAGTCGTCGCGATGAGCGATTCCAACGGTTATATCTACGACCCGCAGGGCATTAAGCTCGATACTGTAAAACAGATTAAAGAAGTCGAAAGAAAGAGAATCAAGGAATATTGTGCAATTCACAAGAGCGCAAAATATACCGAAGGCTGCAACGGCATTTGGACTGTAAAATGCGATATAGCTCTGCCATGTGCAACTCAGAACGAACTTGACGTGACAGGAGCAAAGGCACTGATAAAGAACGGCTGCAAAGTCGTAGCAGAAGGCGCAAATATGCCGACTACTCCGGATGCGGCTGATTTGCTGATTGAAAACAAAGTCGCCTTCCTGCCCGGCAAAGCCGCAAACGCAGGCGGTGTCGCTGTATCAGGTCTTGAAATGGCTCAGAACAGCCAGCGTTATGCATGGACATTCGAGCGTGCAGATGCTGAATTGAAGAACATCATGGTCAACATCTACAGGAATATCAGTGCTGCCGCTGAAAAGTACGGCGCAAAGGGCAATTACATCGTTGGCGCAAACATCGCCGGCTTCGTTAAAGTCGCCGATTCAATGCTCGCACAGGGCGTTGTATAA
- a CDS encoding uracil-DNA glycosylase: MKSDKPVASAQPQNNDNINELKEIAKEVAACRKCVLGTTRKNSVPGEGNPNAQLVFVGEGPGADEDAQGRPFVGRSGQLLDKIIIGMGLKRSDVYICNIVKCRPPENREPRPEEIISCLPFLKKQLGLIRPQVIVALGAPSTKTLLNTNKPIGQMRGKFHDYYFDDFSEPIKLMPTFHPAYLLRNYSDDNRRKVWEDMKTVLAELGMPVGAKRSEDRPVPKK; the protein is encoded by the coding sequence GTGAAATCAGATAAGCCTGTTGCATCTGCTCAACCGCAAAATAACGACAATATCAATGAGCTTAAAGAAATTGCCAAAGAAGTCGCAGCCTGTCGCAAATGCGTACTCGGCACAACCCGCAAAAATTCAGTGCCCGGCGAAGGAAATCCCAATGCCCAATTAGTTTTTGTCGGCGAAGGCCCCGGCGCCGATGAAGACGCCCAGGGCCGTCCGTTTGTCGGCAGGTCTGGCCAGCTTCTGGATAAAATCATTATCGGGATGGGCTTAAAGAGAAGCGATGTTTATATTTGCAATATCGTAAAATGCAGACCGCCGGAGAACCGCGAACCCCGGCCGGAGGAAATCATAAGCTGCCTGCCGTTTCTGAAAAAACAGCTCGGGTTAATCAGACCCCAAGTTATCGTTGCGCTCGGAGCGCCATCTACGAAGACGCTTTTGAATACGAACAAGCCGATAGGCCAGATGCGCGGCAAATTCCATGATTATTATTTCGACGATTTTTCTGAGCCGATAAAACTTATGCCGACGTTCCACCCGGCATATCTACTTAGAAATTATTCCGACGATAACCGCAGAAAAGTCTGGGAAGATATGAAAACCGTCCTTGCCGAACTTGGAATGCCTGTCGGGGCGAAGCGCAGCGAAGACCGACCGGTACCGAAAAAATAG